A section of the Oncorhynchus gorbuscha isolate QuinsamMale2020 ecotype Even-year linkage group LG04, OgorEven_v1.0, whole genome shotgun sequence genome encodes:
- the foxd5 gene encoding forkhead box protein D5, protein MILSKEYETSQQTGLPLNEDEVYIAGEDEPLLDRHLLYRTDNTREPSSSAESSVELDCSEFDSSGESENSFCADTPSLGRPRGSVKPPYSYIALITMAILQCPLKKLTLSGICDFISNKFPYYREKFPAWQNSVRHNLSLNDCFIKIPREPGNAGKGNYWSMDPASEDMFDNGSFLRRRKRFKRNQPEYMKDGLMFYPNFSCYRPYCVQSQVSVPAAPLWCMPVQDGLVMLPSSYLPYPSLSSSCKVVAPVDFRTQLYAATPAVQKAASDTHTKCSFSIDSIMTRTFPYVSHNSNTQNSNPHCSVDLPTGPVRLVPEPDSSSNDSILPKCNVERRSFNNRECPNALP, encoded by the coding sequence ATGATCCTCTCCAAGGAGTATGAAACGTCCCAGCAGACTGGCTTGCCACTGAACGAGGATGAAGTATACATAGCGGGAGAGGACGAGCCTCTCCTTGACCGGCATCTTCTCTACCGGACGGACAACACCAGGGAGCCTAGCTCATCCGCCGAGTCCAGCGTCGAACTGGACTGCTCTGAGTTCGACTCATCTGGGGAGAGCGAGAATAGTTTCTGTGCAGACACACCTTCATTGGGAAGACCACGCGGTTCTGTAAAGCCCCCGTATTCCTACATCGCTCTCATCACCATGGCAATCTTACAGTGTCCTCTGAAGAAACTGACGCTGAGTGGCATCTGCGACTTCATCAGCAACAAGTTCCCCTACTACCGGGAGAAGTTTCCGGCGTGGCAGAACTCCGTCAGGCACAACCTGTCACTCAACGACTGCTTTATCAAGATTCCGAGAGAGCCTGGAAACGCAGGCAAAGGAAACTACTGGTCTATGGACCCCGCATCTGAGGACATGTTTGACAACGGCAGCTTTCTCCGGCGCAGGAAGAGGTTTAAGAGAAACCAGCCGGAGTATATGAAAGATGGACTCATGTTTTACCCAAACTTTAGCTGTTACCGGCCTTACTGCGTCCAAAGCCAAGTGAGCGTACCGGCTGCCCCTCTCTGGTGTATGCCCGTTCAGGACGGGCTCGTGATGCTACCTTCCTCCTACCTACCATACCCGAGTCTAAGCAGCAGCTGTAAGGTAGTTGCCCCGGTGGACTTCAGAACGCAACTTTACGCAGCAACTCCTGCAGTACAGAAGGCTGCGAGCGACACACATAcgaagtgttcattcagtattgacAGCATTATGACTAGAACCTTTCCTTATGTATCACATAACTCAAATACACAGAACTCCAACCCTCATTGTTCTGTTGATCTTCCCACGGGCCCTGTTCGTTTGGTTCCCGAGCCTGATTCCAGCTCCAATGACTCCATTCTGCCCAAGTGCAATGTTGAGCGCCGTTCCTTCAATAACAGAGAATGTCCAAATGCCTTACCTTAG